TCCAGACCGACTGCCTGACATTCGCCTTTTTCAGACTTCCAACCTTCGTTAGTGGCTAGATAGTTCACTTGAGCGAAGTTGTATGGACGGTCATCTTTTTTTGATAGACCTTGCGAGTGTTCACACCCGATGACGATTACGGTTAATGGCATGGTATTTCTCCAGTTTTTTCTAGATGTAAGTCCCGACCGACTGGAAAGTTAATCCGGTCGGGGATGTCGTTGAGTTCGAGTCCCTTAGTCAGGGTTTCGAGTATCTGTTTATCGTCGTCGTACAGTTGGCGCATGGCGTTGACCAATTTGCCGTACTGAACACGAGCGTGTTTAACCGCGTTTTCAAACGAGGTCATAAATTTGATTTTGGTGGTCGAGATAGCGATAGGCTCGACATCATCAATCAGAGAGGCAAGGGCAGGGTAAGAGCCTGCAAAGTACGGGTCAGGGTCGATTAACACCTCAAGAGGAATGACCCTGTAACGGTTGCCAATCTGAACTTCAAAACGGTTCCAGTTGGGATACTGTTCGCACTTCATCTGCGCGGCTTTATCGTAGGCGCGGAATACCTTGCCGTTCTCACGCGCACCAACATAAAAGGTATGACCTGCATCCGGTACAAAGCCGCATTTCTTGCGGTCTTGTGGTGACATACTTTGATAGCCACGAAATTCACCGGCACTAGGGGGCGTGCCACGAGTAATAAATTGACCATCAAGGTACTTATCTTTGATGTCTTCGATAGAAACGTTACCCTGTAAGTCATCAAGGGCAATATCCACACGCGTCAATTTGGCGCCAACCATTTGCTGTAGTGCTTTATAAAGCGCTTCCATGTTCACAGCCTCGCAGCCTTTACCGGAAAACGACACGTAATAACCGAAGTTCGCCGCACCCCAAGCGACTAATCCAGCTTGAGTGCCATTGCACAGCAGTTTTGCCGAGTATCGATAACCAGAAAAACCACCGCGACGTTCAAGTGTCCATTCGTTTTGCTCGTAGCTGATTTCGTCTGCTAACACCTCTAGAAACGATTCGATTTCGCCATGACAAAGGGTGTCCAACATATCGATGCCGATATTGCTAATAAGACGTTGATAACATTCATTAAAGGACACATCGGTATCAATGCGCACATCGGCATTGATGAGCTCCTTATCCAGAGCCGCAAAGTACAAATCCTTATTAGCAAAGTCTTCAGACTCAATACAGCCAAGCACTTGAGCAAGGTTTTCCCCAAAGTGAGCAATCTTGGTTTGTTCACGTTGAGCAATCGCAACCACATTTTGAGATTCAAACTCATTGATTTGCTCTAAAGCAAAGCGTTGTTTCGCCATGTCTTTACAGCGCTCAAGCAGTAAAGGCGAACCGGAGAAGCTCACGTAGTCAATGACAGTCTTATTCATCGTGAAATACTCGGTCAAAAGCGCCATTGGCACGCAGTTCAGATTCGTTTTCGTGAGTAATTTCAATCAGTTCACGGTCGGACTCACACGCATAGAGGTACATTTCGTGTTTGGTTTTGAAGTATTCAGGCATGCCATCAATCGAACACCAGAAGCCATCCGAGTGGTGTTCAAAGTACACAGGATTTTTACGAGCAGGTTTCGCAGCGAAGCTCATAGAACTCTCCAAAAAAGACCAAGTGAATTACAACTTTTTGTAACTGTAATTACAGAATCTTGTAACTGCAAGATACAGAATTTTGTAATTTATGCGCTAAAATCAGACTTATAAGGGGGATGCTATGTATCAATCAGAACTACTTGATGCCTATAAAAAGGCTCAAAACTACATACAAGACAAGCAAGTTGCGCACGATTTAAATATGCCAGCTCCTAGAATCAGTGAAATGAGGAAAGGAAAGCGCTATCTATCTGATGAAGAAGCAATTTTTCTAGCTGAAAATGCAGGAATTGATAAAGAAGTAGCTTTGATGGGTTGTCATTCCGACCGCAACGAAAACCCAGAGATAAAAGCACTTTGGGAAAGCATTGCAAAAAAGTTTAACGGGCGCGGTTTACACGGAATATCAATAGCTTGCGGCGGCTTGGCTATGTGGATTAGCAGCCCGACTGGAGCAATTACTCAGTGCGCATTACGTACATTATGTTAAATAATATATGTATAGAATGAACCTGAATTGTTTATGTCTGACTCATTGAACATAATGAATTTACCATAAAATATTTAATCATCAGTATTGATAATCTATCGATTAAAATACTGATGATTAACCAAACAAGGCTCAAGCTAATGACGCAGATACTTTCTTCTTGAGTTATACGGACAGCCAGTTCACATTTCTATCACCTTCTTGAAAACGCGCAAGCATACAGTCTTTGTTAACAGACAAAATCCCATCCTTGATTTCGTTTCCGATGAAAAAGTCCTTCTCTATATCCACCGCCCCATCGAGGTCACAATAATCAACAGTTCCCGCAAGTTGAGCCGCGGCGGCTATGCCGAGATAGCTCTCTGTTTTACAGCCCATCATTGTTTCCATTCCCAACTCACGTGCTTGCGTGACAATCTCCAAAGCAGAATCCAATCCGCCACACTTCATGAGCTTAATATTTACCCCATCAACGTGTCCATTTAGTTTGTGTAAATCCCCCAACGAACTG
Above is a window of Vibrio tubiashii DNA encoding:
- a CDS encoding replication initiation factor domain-containing protein, producing the protein MNKTVIDYVSFSGSPLLLERCKDMAKQRFALEQINEFESQNVVAIAQREQTKIAHFGENLAQVLGCIESEDFANKDLYFAALDKELINADVRIDTDVSFNECYQRLISNIGIDMLDTLCHGEIESFLEVLADEISYEQNEWTLERRGGFSGYRYSAKLLCNGTQAGLVAWGAANFGYYVSFSGKGCEAVNMEALYKALQQMVGAKLTRVDIALDDLQGNVSIEDIKDKYLDGQFITRGTPPSAGEFRGYQSMSPQDRKKCGFVPDAGHTFYVGARENGKVFRAYDKAAQMKCEQYPNWNRFEVQIGNRYRVIPLEVLIDPDPYFAGSYPALASLIDDVEPIAISTTKIKFMTSFENAVKHARVQYGKLVNAMRQLYDDDKQILETLTKGLELNDIPDRINFPVGRDLHLEKTGEIPCH
- a CDS encoding DUF3693 domain-containing protein, giving the protein MYQSELLDAYKKAQNYIQDKQVAHDLNMPAPRISEMRKGKRYLSDEEAIFLAENAGIDKEVALMGCHSDRNENPEIKALWESIAKKFNGRGLHGISIACGGLAMWISSPTGAITQCALRTLC